A window of the Lactuca sativa cultivar Salinas chromosome 7, Lsat_Salinas_v11, whole genome shotgun sequence genome harbors these coding sequences:
- the LOC111877819 gene encoding umecyanin, translating into MAASKLVFVLVVMVVASLQLQSTVAQTRHVVADAFGWNIPSAADTYTTWASGQTFTVGDSLFFNFTTGFHDVTEVSQAAYGPCTIASPINSVTTGPATVTLRTPGNHYYICSVGAHCRSGQKLTINVAAAGTAGTPPPSTSSPAPAGSMMPPPSPPPPAGNASPSFTAVVPATFLAAALAFFY; encoded by the coding sequence ATGGCAGCTTCAAAGTTAGTGTTTGTGTTGGTAGTTATGGTGGTTGCATCTCTCCAGTTGCAATCCACGGTGGCGCAGACAAGGCACGTCGTCGCAGACGCCTTTGGTTGGAACATTCCATCTGCTGCCGACACATACACCACCTGGGCTTCTGGCCAGACCTTCACCGTCGGCGATTCTTTGTTTTTCAACTTCACCACAGGATTCCATGACGTTACAGAAGTTTCACAGGCGGCGTACGGCCCATGCACCATCGCTAGCCCCATTAACTCCGTCACCACCGGCCCTGCTACGGTCACCTTGAGGACTCCCGGCAACCACTACTATATCTGTAGTGTCGGAGCTCATTGCAGGAGTGGTCAGAAACTTACCATCAACGTTGCTGCAGCCGGCACTGCCGGTACTCCTCCTCCGTCTACCTCCAGTCCAGCTCCCGCTGGTAGCATGATGCCgccgccatcaccaccaccgccAGCTGGTAACGCGTCCCCATCTTTCACCGCCGTGGTACCCGCCACTTTCTTGGCCGCTGCCTTAGCTTTCTTTTACTAG